The genomic window CCCACTGACCCCCCGCCTGGGGGACGCAGAGCGCTCCGAGGGGCCgacctgcccagcccccagctcagcctggcacaggcctTATCCGAGGGGGGGTGAGGATGGCCGGTCACCCCTGACCCCAGAGCAGCGGAGGGGGCGGAGCTGGGTCCTGCAGGAAGCAGACCggaagggcccagccctgccaccctgGCTGCCGGCTGCCGTGGGGACGCTGGCTGCGGTCGGCAGCGGGAGTTCGGGATCTTGGCTTGGGCTGAGCTCACACAGGTGTCTGTGCTGCATCTCGGCCGCCCTCCCCCGGGCCGGACACCGGCACCTCCCTGGAGCGTGCATTTCAGCCGtgaggagctgggggggggggcgtgtgaGTGCCAGAGGAGGGACGGGGACGTAAAGATGCGGCGGTGCCAGCAGTGACACCAACGCAGACTCCGGGTTAACTGCTAAACCAGCGGGGGTCAGGGTGTGGCGCAGCGGTGAACCCCGGGCTGCAGCTCCGACATCCCGCGTGGCCgccaattccagtcccggctgctccacttccgatccggctctctgccgtggcctgggaaggcagtggacgatggcccaggtccttgggcacccgcgtgggagacctggaggaagctcctggctttggatcagcacagctctggccgttgcagccatttggggagacctCTCCCTCgccatttccctctctctctccacccccctccctctccctctccctctctctctccaccccccctccctctccctctctctctccacccccctccctctccctctctctctccaccccccctctccctccctctccctctccaccccctctccctctccccctctccctctccaccccctctccctctccccccctccctctccaccccccctccctctccctctccaccccccctccctctacctctcccccactccctctctcgctctccctctccaccgccctctccctctccctctcccccactccctctctccctctccctctccctctctctctccaccccccctccctctccctctctctctccaccccccctctccctccctctccctctccaccccctctccctctccccctctccctctccaccccctctccctctccccccctccctctccaccccccctccctctccctctccaccccccctccctctacctctcccccactccctctctcgctctccctctccaccgccctctccctctccctctcccctactccctctctccctctccctctctctctctccctctccctcatcctcgatctctccctcaccctctccctctccaccccccctctccctctccctctccacccccctgccctctccctctcccccctccctctccaccccctctccctccttccctctccctctccaccgccctctccctctccccctctccctctctccctccccctccccctccccctcttcctctctctcccccccacccccctctttgtaactctgtcaaataaacaacataaatcttaaagacaaaCCCACACTGCTCTGTGCTCCCAGGCAGAGCCTGGGGTGGTGGCGGAGGCGCAGATAGGCCCACAGCTGAGGCAGTCCCAGGCAGGCGATCACAGCCACGTTCCGGGACAGAGgcctccctttttcttctgaccttgggaaggcctccACCACAGCTTTAATTGagtcagtaagagagagagagagagagagagagagagagaggagagaggtcttccatccgctgggtcactccccagatggctgcaatgaccggagctggaccaggctgaagccaggagccaggagctccacccgggtctcccgcgtgggtgcagggcccaaggactcgggcacctcccactgctttcccaggccacagcagggagctgggtgggaagtggagcagccgggctggAACcgggcactcggatgtgggacaCCGGCGTCACAGAGCTGCAGCCCCCAGGCAGCTCTGAAAAGCGGATCCAGGTGACGGCTCCGGTGGGACTGGCAGCGAGGGAGTAGAGGGGCCGCTGCAGACAGGCGACGCCACGGAAAAGCCTGGAAAAGTGCGGGGCCAGGATGCTGTGGGCGTGTCTACACACCCGCACAGGATATCTCCATAAACTAGAAAAATTCTCAACCGTCTCCCAcccaggctggggctgcaccgAGGCGAGTGTTAGGCCAGGCTCCCTGAGCGTCCACGTGGGACGCCCCCTCCTCCCGATGCCCCGGACGGGGTGCAGGGTATTCCGGGAATGTGGCCCGGAGGGGGGATCAGTGGGACCCGGGGGTGAGGCAGGGCCTCCCGCTGGCCGTGCACCTGGGTGCTGAGCCGTGGGAGCCGGCCTTGGAGTCCCGTGGGGCCGCTGGGCCCGTCTCTTTATCTTGGCGCGGGAACGGCTTGCTCCGCATACCAGCTGGGCCTGCTGGGCCTGCGCCAGTCCCGGGCCGGCCGCGCTGACTCTGCTTGTTCCTGCGGGAGGCAGCGGGTGCTCGGGGACACGGGGCGTCCGGGGTCAGCCCGGGGCCAGAGCCACCGTGTGTGCCGACCCCTGGGCCCCCACCCGCAGCCCACGGAGCCGCAGCCCACGGCCGTCTCCCTGCTTTGTCTGCCCGAGCTCGTGGCCCTGCGCGCAGAAGCTCAGGACGCGGGTCTGACGGCCAGCACAGCACGGCGCTCAGAGCCAGGcctggcgcagctcaggccaccCAAGCGGCtctgcagggagccaggctggggcccaGCATCCGACCGACTCCGAGGGGCCAAGCCCTGGGCCCTCCTGCCCAGCTGCCCCGGACCCCCACTGATTCGCCCATCTCTGCCCTTCCTGGACACAGGTCCGAGCTGGCCTGAGCCAGCCCAAGGCTTCAGCTGGGGCTGCGTCTGCTCTGCACACCACAGCCACGGCCAGAGCCAGGGGGCAGGGGTTCCCGGCCtcggctcctccccagccctgcgaCCACCTGAGTGTCCTCGCGGAGAAGCGGGAGTGAGGGAGAGTTCCCCGGGCAGCTTCCGGGAGGCTGACACTCTGCCTCCGCCTCCACGTGCACAGgtcatgcacacatgtgcacacacagacacacatgtgcaaACACCTGCATGTACACACCCAGAgatacacacctgcacacacacaggcacacgtgcacacacatacatgcacacacaggcacacgtgcacacaggcacacacatgcatgtacacactcagacacgcacacacagagcacacgcgcacacacatacatgcacatgcacacacagagcacacgcGCACACAGGCATACGCAgagcacacgtgcacacgcaggCACGCCCGAGCGCGGGCCGGGCTTTGTTCTGGGACACACTGTCTGCTTTGTGCCCGGCAGCGCCGTCCCCGCGGGACGCAGCCCGCTGGCAGGAATGCTGGCAGCCAGCGCATCTGTTTTGCAGGAAGCTGTCTTTCTCCTCGGCTCGCGGGATTAACGGGGAGCCGGGGTTTTTCCATCCCACAGCAGTTCAGTGGTGATGGGGGGGTCCTGGCCCCTTCTCTGCCCCGAGACTCTTTCGTGGGGTGGGGAAGGGTCTGCGGGCTGCCCTGTCCACCAGGGGCCAGAGCCGTGAGCTGTGCTCAAGGGGACACGGGGCCCGGGAGGGGACGGGGTGAGGGTCGGCTCCCGCAAAGGCCCGGCCTCCTGCTGGAGCTGGGTGAGGGACTGCGGGTGACCTCAGCAATGGACAGGGAGATGGTGGGCAGGAGTGACCCCTGGCTCCAGGGAGCGCCTGCCTGGGGGGACCCTTGGGTGCTGGGCGTCTGTGGCCCCTGTTCTGATCCCGTGGACCCCAGGGCTTGCGCTGGTCTCAGACCTGGAGGACAGgctgaggggcagcaggcagTGACCGGTGGAGCCATCCTGGCGGCTGCCCTGGGGGACCAGGTCGGTGGGCACCGGGTGGCCACCGGCTCCTCCCCAGGCCTCGATGTGCCTGGGACCAGAGGGGCGCCCTCCAGGAGGGGTTCCCGAGGGGCCACCCCCGCGGAAGGGCCAGGTCCCCGAGCCAGAGGCCACGTGGGGGCTTCCGGGGGGGGGGTGCACGCCGGAGTCACGCTgggctgtctgtggtgccagcgcAACCCgaccctccctgcccaggccccgtgcgcccctccccagctgcagccctgggcaggcgtctCCCTAGGTGCTCTCGGCCCCCCACGGTGGCCGCACTGCCCCGCGCAGACCGCCAGCACCACGGAGACTCCCGGGGCGTCCACTGCGGCTGGAGTGACCCAGACGCCCGCCCTAGCGAGGGCCAACAGGGACCGCGAAGCGAGGGGCTGATGACGTCAGCCGTGACGGCACCGCGCACGCGTGAGAAGGACCGGCGCAGTGCACGCGGTGCGGCCCCTTGGAGCCCTGGGGAGTGGGGGCCCCTTGGAGCCCTGGGGAGTGGGAGCCGGCTCACAGCAGCGGGAAGGGGGGgtcccccaggggctgcaggacGGATCGCGGGCCGGGGCGGTCCACTGGTTGGTGCGCTCGTGGGAGGGCTGGCCACGAGGCTGGGGGCTCGGGCACATCTAAAGCTGTCCCAAGACAAAACGTCCATCGTGAAGGTCCCTACACAGCCGGCGGCTTTGGGTCCGCCCCGTGACCGTGAACCCCGGGCGGCGGGTGCTCCTGTCACACGGAGACCTGTTCCGACGTCCTGTTTCACTGGGCAAACGCCGTTTCTTTATGGGCCGTCCTGCTAGCCCTCGAGGACCCCCGCACCCTTCTGGGCACGGTTCATTTGCATcgtgcatctttttaaaaatttattaacggggtcagcgctgtggcttagagggtaaagccgccacctgcagtgccagcatcccatgcaggagcaggttcgagtcccagctgctccacttccgatccagctctctgcttggccagggaaagcagtggaggatggccccctgcacccgcgtgggagacccggttggagctcctggctcctggctcccaatcggcccagctccagctgttgtggccatctggggagtgaaccagtggatggaagacctctccctctgtctctctccgtctctctctgcctctgtaactctgcctttcaaaaataatttattcatttgagagacagagagctctcatcctctggctctctccctaaatgcccatgacggctaagactgggccaggctgagcctgcGAGCTCGGAACTCTGTCCAAGGACCCAGTTCCCCTGGGGTCAGGgtcagcaggagcctggagccagcggCCAGAGCCCAGGCGCCCTGCACTGCACCGTGGGCGTCTCAGCACCAGGCCCAGCGCCCGCCTGGTGGCTcatggctctcctctctctgcgctGGTTTTCCTGAGAGTCGGCGTTTGGCTCTGCTGTTTCTGCccagctcggggggggggggggggccgggctTGCTCccgccctgctgccccccagggcggTGGTGGAGGcggctgcctctgtctctgctcccaGGAAGGGGACAGGAGGAGCAGGCGAGGCCCccacagcctcacccagccctgctgtGCCCCCCTTCAGGGCCAGGGCTCCTCTGCCATGAAGCCAAGTCCTCTGTGAGGAGGCCCGAGGCTGGTGGCTCAGGACAGGGCCACCCAGGGGTGTGGCCAGCACCAGGGACTGACGAGCTGCCAGCCCCGGCTGACCCAGGCTGGGCTCCGGGAAGAGGACGGTGCTCACCTGGGCCTCCGGGGGCTTCacgggccccagcccctccagcttCCACACTGCATCCGCAACCCCCCACCCCTCACACCCGTACGGCCAGGCCCCACACAGAGGGGACTTGAGTGTCAAGTggatgctggggggaggggctatGCCACCAGAGCCCAGAGAACtgggctgcagggagctggggccacgCCAGGGCCAAGGCGGACCCCCAGCCCAGGGTCAACCCAAGCCCAGGGGACGCAGGGTGGTGGGAGGCCCAGTGGCCGGTGagcagggtggaggggaggcaggtggggggtCCCGGGAGACAGCTGTGTCCAGGACACAGGAGGCTGGGGGATGACAGTGGTCAGGGTGCCGAGCTGTCCCTGTGAGTGGACCTTGGGCATTGCAGGGTGCGGCGACCAACCCCACTGTCCGTCCCCATGGCCTGCATGTCCCAGACACCAGGGGATCTCAGGCCAGGCGGTGGACCCCGGAAGGGCGGGCCAGGCTCCAGACCCCTGCCTGAGCCGCCACGGACCTCGCGCGGCTGCTGTCCTCCCCAGGCCAGGAGCTGTGTGTCCTGGGCCTGGTGCTATACGAGGCCCAGACCTCTGAGGGCAGGCACCGAGCGGACTGTGCCCGGCCTCTGTGGGCTCCAGGGGCCGGCCTGGGGCCCTTTCATTGGGAACGACCTCTCACAGTCACCCGGCTCCCCCAGTCCTCCGAGGACCAGCAGGCAGCTGTGCTGCCGTGGGCCTTGTCCCAGCGTCCAGCCGGTCCCCACCCCCGGCAGCCAGGCCCTCGCCCTGCCCGAGGCGCACGGGGCTCGGGGGGCGTCCTCCACACCCGCCCCAGCCCATCTCATAGATCCCTGCAGGAGGGCCAGCACAGACCTCACACGTGCTCGGCAGGGTCTGGCAGCCACTCAGCCCTCCCTGCGCCTGGCGGAAGATGAAAGAGCAGCCTCGTGGACGCCACGCGTGCCGCAAACCGGCCAGCGCCCGTCCACCTGCTGGGGACCGGCGAGGGCGGGGCTGGCGGCTGAGGGCCTGCACGTGGGTCGGGCCGGGCCCCGGGGGACACCGACCACTCACCCCTCGGgtctctggccctggcccctggcgaGGTGGAGGGCTTGGGGACTGGAACAGAGCAGGATGGACTGGGGGCTCGGCCGTGGACTGCCGGGGGGCGGGGGACACAGCTGAGGGGCCAGGTCTGTCCCAAGAGCCAGGGTGGGTTGTGACATGGAATCTTCTAGAGCTTCCAACACCAGCAGCGCAGGAGACGGCCCCTGGGGGGAGGTCTCCCCAGGCGGAAGGGTGCAGGGCTCAGCTGGAGGAGAGGTAGGGCCCCAGTGGGGACTGACGCCCACGGCCTGCTCCCCGCGttgctctgcctgctgcaccctaAAGGGGACCCCCCGAGACCCCCGCCAGCCCGCCTCACAGTGCCTCGGGCTGCTCCGGGCAGGGCTGATGGGGGGCCgggctgcccctccctctgcacagccaCCTGactctgggcccctcccccacacctgcctcTGCCCAGCACCAGTGGCAGCAAGAGCCCCAGGCCGGTGCTGACGCTAAGGCAGCAGGGCCTGGACCCCCCCCCCACGGGAAGGGATGGGGCCCCAGacccaggggcggggtgggggaaagacgcagcccctcccctgggtgCTCCTGGGTGCTCCTGACAGCCTGGTCGGTGCAGCCCTGGAACATGGCCTGTGAGAGACACCCCCTCCAGCCCCGCACGGCCCACCCTCGGCTGCTCCGACAGCCACCCAGCAGGGCCAGCCCAGGTGACAGGGTGGGGCCGGGTCCACGGGGTGctgcgccccgcccccccccatcTGGGTCCCACTCAAGGGAGggcagcggggggggggcaggcatgcAGGCCACTCCCCATCACCGCCCTTCAAGACCACCCTGTAGGCCGCACGTGGGCCTCTGTTCCGGACTCTGGGGCTCCCGGTgcagggccctgcccacccccgcgctccctcccgcagcccggcccccccccccccccccccccggcctggcTCTGCGGAGCCTCTTGCATAAGCGCCCGTGCgggggcagaggctgcagctgcctccccgcccccaccagcaTCACGAGCCCGCAGTGGGCTGTCCTTGCGCCCTGGGCGGCCGCCAAGCCTGGCCCATAAATAGGGGTCTGCTGCGCGCCCTCCGCTCCGCTGTGCACCTCCCTAGCTCTGCCTACTGGGCTCCGAGCGATGGCCGCTTCCCGAGGGCTgtggatggggctggtgctgctgggAGTCCTGGGGGTCCTGCAGACCCGCGCCCAGGACCCGGTCTCTGTGCAGCCCGAATTCCAACAGGACAAGGTGAggggcgccccgccccgccccgccccgcggcagGACAGGGGCCTGTCCGGCGAAGGGGCGCTTTGGGCGGcgcggggctgagccaggcaccgGGCCCCGCTGGCCAGGACAACCGGCGTTTCGCCGGGAAAGacggcggcgcggcgcggcgggaGGCACCTGCTCCCACGCGGCAAGTCCGTGCGGGCGCCGGCGCCCGAGCGCTGTCCACGCACGGCGCACAAGCCCTAGGACGCGGCGCGGAGCCGCGCGGGCGCCGGGATGGCTCCCGCAGCAGCGTGTGCGCGAgcgcgcgcgccccgccccggcgGCCTGTCGACCCCCGCGGTTGGCCGAGGGGAGCCGAAGACCCGCCCCGCACCCCTCCCGGAGCGAGCCGCCCTCTGCAGTCCGCGCCGCCCGCGTGCCGCGCGGGACGGATGGGGGCGTGGCGCGGCAGCCACGAGGGTGGGGCCgaaagggggaggggcggggtcccCCCTCTCGGGGTCGGCCCGTAGGGTCCTGGCCGAGACCAAGGGTCGTTCGCCGCAGTTCCTGGGGCGCTGGTTCACCGCGGGCCTCGCCTCCAACTCGAGCTGGTTCCGCGAGAAGAAGGCGGCGCTGTCCATGTGCCGGTCCACGGTGGCCCCCACGGAAGAGGGGGCGCTCAACATCACCTCCACCTTCCTCAGGTGGGACAGAGGGCGGTGGGCTTGCGGGACCCAGAGCCCCGCGCGCCGCTCCCTGACCCCGAGGGTGACCTGCCCGCAGGAAAAACCAGTGCGAGACGCGGACTCTGCTGCTGCAGCCCGCGGGGCGCCCCGGCCGCTACACCTACACCAGTCCCCGTGAGTGGGCCCCACCCGATCTGCCTGGGAGTGGCACCCGTCCGGAGTGACGCGGGCTCCTGCCCAgagacagctggggtgggggcgctgcTCGGCACCGGGGTGAGGGCTCCCAGGCCAGGCCTGCCCCTGACGGCCACACCTGTGGGTGTGGGCGTGGGGGCAGAGGGACTCCCCCTAGGGGGCTGGAACCTCTCTAGACCCCACTGCAGCTCTGCCAGGcaccacccctgcccccgtgGCGGGGGGCACGCGCAGCCCCCACGTCCCCTCCACACCTCACCTCCACACAGCGTCCATCCCTGGGGTGGGCTCCCCTCCAGGGGTCTGGCCAGCAGCGCTGTGGCCACACTGGACCCCGGATTCTCCTCTGGCTGGGGGCGCGGGCATCCAGGCTGTGCAGATGGGAAACGGGGAGCTGGCTGGTGGGCAGACGGACAGAGAGCAGCCAGACCCCTCCCGCGGCACAGCCCACAGAAGGTGCCCCTTCCCCCAAGGCGGGAGGCGGGGCCCCCAACAAGGTGGTCTCTCGGTCCCCAGACTGGGGCAGCACCTACTCTGTCTGGGTTGTGGACACCGACTACAAGGAGTTCGCTCTGCTGTACAGTGAGGGTGCCAAGGGCCCGGGCCAGGACTTCCGCATGGCCACTCTCTACAGTAGGTGCCCTGCCCAGCACCGCCTGGCCCCGGGGTGGCGAGGGACGCAGGGCTGGCCCTGAGGGCAGTGCCAGGCggctcccaggccctgggcgcgctgaggccggctcCCTGTCCGCCTGCCGCAGGCCGCAGCCAGACCCCCGGGGCTGAGCTGAAGCAGAAGTTCATGGCGTTCTGCAAGGCCCAGGGCTTCACGGAGGACATCGTTGTCTTCCTGCCCCGGAACGGTGAGGGCGCCTGGTCCAGGGGCGGCCACTGAGGTCAGACAGGAGAgggcgctggggaggggctgaCTGCCTGCAGCCCCCTCACTGGGACCCCTGCCCACACTGGGGCCAGGCCCCAGAGTACAGGACCCCCCCCCCGCACGTGGTGAGAGGTGGGGTCACCCTTGGGGAACACAGGGGCACTGGCCCAGCAGGTGGCGGGCAGCTGAGGTGGAGAAAGGTGGCCCCTGTGTGAGCAGGGTCTGGGGCGGGAGGGCAGGGGCGGGCTGCCGGAGGCTGCAGTTTGGGGCTCCTGGAGGGGGAGCTCCTGCAGGGGGTTGGCCCCGCCTGGGCGCTGACCACGCCCCTGCCCCTTTCTTGGCAGATAAATGCATGGAGGAGCAGGACTAGGTGAGGCCGGCTCGCCCGGGCACTCCGCACCCCGCCCCACCACGCCTTCCAGAGAAGACCTGGGCCCCCAAGGAGgacggggggggggcgggtgtgGAGCCTggccggggggagggggtccccaggctgggggagggcctCCATCAGCAGGGACCGTCCTGGACGAAGGGAGGGGTGCGATGAGCAGGGGAGGTCAGAGGACTCCCCCTGGGGGAGACCCCTGCTGCAagtcggggctgggggctgatGGGTCCTGCTCTGCCCACCAGGAGACCCCAGCCCTCCGGACTTCCCTGGAGACTCCAGCCCTGCGTCCTTCCCCAagcacttctgccccctgggctgTTCCTGGGCTCAGAAATAAACTCCAagcaaagtcagaagcctggctcctgcctgtctGTCGCcgccctgggcctggctccagccacctggaccccacccccagcacacacacacccgcctctCTGTAGTCAtccacggggcggggcgggcaggggaCCCTGCAGTGTCTGCTCCCGGTAGGGCCGCCAGTCAGGACCCCTGAGGGGACGTGCCCGGCAGCCCCCCTCAGGCTGCCCGCTGCGCCCCGGCCCCCCTGGGCGCTGGGTCCTGCCTCTCAGCTCCTAATCCCTGTAGGCAGCTGCCCCAACCCTGCACAGGAGCCGCGGACCGGATAGGGTTTGCAAGTGTGGGATTAGCACGCTCAGAGTGGGCAGATAAGGGTCTAGGGCACAGAAAGGCACACTGTTTGGAGAGGCAGGTGTGTCCACCCCTCCCGGGACAGACTCGCTGGGCCACTCCGGCCTGGGTCTCCAGAGcgcacagccctgcccccccGGAGCGCTGGCACCAAAGCCACACGAGGCCCACCTAACTGTAATCCCAGCCTCCAGCTGGCCCCAGATGCCCGGCCGCAGTGGCCTTCCCCAGGCCTCCGTCCCGGTGCTGCTGGGTCACGGTGTgcaggaccccacccccacccgcccacAAGGCCTGAGGTGAAGGTGACCTCAGTGGTCTTCCTGGAAGAGGCAGCTGTGCCTGAGCTGAGAGTGGGGGCCGACAtcccagggggctgggggaggccggggaggcgagggcagcccccagcccagagcccgaGAGAGCCCCAGGCAAAGTGCAGCGGAACAGGTGGAGCCTGGGCCGGGCCAAGGGTGCTGCAGGGTGCAACTCGATCGGCACCTATCGCAGTGGGCTGGGACCCCGCCGGCTGGCCTGCCAGCCGCCCCGGGGCATCTCAGGGGCATAAAGGCCTCCGCGGGGCGGCCACCGCAGCGCTCCTGCCCCTTGCCATGGCGCTGCAGGCTCTGCTGCTTGGCTCCCTCCTGGCCCTGCTCGGGGCATCCCTGGGACAGGCCCAGGTGCCCATACAGGCCAACTTCGATGCCAGCCAGGTGCGTCCCGGTCTGCCGGCCCCTGTGCCGGGACAGCCTCCTCCCACTTCTTGTTCCTCATCCaggctcagctggggctgggggcatggAAGAGACCCCCCCAGGAGCCCCACTCCACAGCTGGTCCCCACCACTCCTAGGGCCTGC from Oryctolagus cuniculus chromosome 1, mOryCun1.1, whole genome shotgun sequence includes these protein-coding regions:
- the PTGDS gene encoding prostaglandin-H2 D-isomerase precursor, coding for MAASRGLWMGLVLLGVLGVLQTRAQDPVSVQPEFQQDKFLGRWFTAGLASNSSWFREKKAALSMCRSTVAPTEEGALNITSTFLRKNQCETRTLLLQPAGRPGRYTYTSPHWGSTYSVWVVDTDYKEFALLYSEGAKGPGQDFRMATLYSRSQTPGAELKQKFMAFCKAQGFTEDIVVFLPRNDKCMEEQD